The sequence ATTCTTTACCGGGTAACCCACATTCACAAACTTAGACAGGGGATCGACAAGGTTCTTTTCTGCTTCGATAGCAGCTTGAATTGCTGCTGCCTTCAACTTCGGATCTCTACTGATAGCATCAAGCATTGCGAGCGCCTGGCCATATATCGCTTCTTCACCCCGCTGCTGTGGAACCTGCTGAAGAACCGTTGGCAGCTGGTCAAAAAACTTTTCCGGAACCACCCATTTTGTTTCCGCGCCCCCTGAGTCTTCAGGCGGCGTACTCGGTGTTTTTTTCCAATCCGTGATCTTCATTTTGCCATCAAACTCATTGAGCGGATACATTCCTATCTGGTTGATCAATGGCTGAACGGCATTTTTATCCGCCGGGTCGTCTGTTTGAAACACTCTTGGTATAACAATTCCATAGGCAGTCGGACATTTGAACACGGCATTAATGCCGTCAGGCACGACACCATTCCAGTTGGCGCCTGTCAACAGGTAAAAGCCGGGTTTCGTACCGTACATTTTGCCCAGGCTTGCAAACCCGTCGGTGCGTTGGTCGCAAACCTGGTACACCCAAAACCGGTCGTCAAAATCTGGCACCTGTAGTACTACTGCATCTTTGGTTAAGTCTAATGGACAAAGGCCGTACACCACATCCTGGTTGGGACACGCGACAGACCGCTCCTCAGGTTCCACATAATCGTTGAGCATACATGAACGGTTGGGTGGCGCCAGAGGCAATACACCACCGCCATACACCGCTCCGGTCAATGGACGGAATGCTTCCACCCTGTTATAAATATTGACCATTGGCCACGCCCACAGGTAAACGGATGTTGCCAGGCTCTTTAGATATGCTTCCGTCATCCGGGTACCTGGTACCGGACCTGGTATAGCTTTCGCTGTTTCTGCTGGTGCCGCCCCGACCTCAGCTGTTGTATCTTTTTTCACAGCTTCGTCTCCTTTCCTAAACTCAGTTCTTTCTGTTTTTTTCATGGTTTATGGTTTAATTGGAGTGTAGAGTCATTTTTGTACACTTTGCGCACGAGGCCACGCTCAACGTTTATAATTTAATTGATGAACTTGTCTGGATCTTCATTTTCCCTGACAGATAAACTATCCGTTACGTAGGCTAAACAAAGTGCTGAACGCGAAAAAATCATACCTAGCGGCGGGAGCAGAAAGGTGGATATTCTTGAGAACAGGCCGGAGGTTTTCTTACCCCGGATGAGTTGAATTGCCAACTGCTACGAACACGATCTCATCAACAGCCTATGCTGTGAACAATCTGGCATATTGGTGGATCTTTTTGCTGAGACCGGGCCACCGGAGATTGATGAACAGCGAGCTAACTATAAGCAATGCAATGCCGCAATAGCTAATGATTACAAGTCCCGAAAGATACCCGCACACCACTGCAGTTACACCGACGAGGTTCAGCACAAAAGCCCTCATACGGTGGTTTCTGCGGCATATTCTGTATTGGATATAAAGGTTGACCGCCATGCCGGCTATGAACAGAAACAACACCTGCGGTGTATAGGGTATGGATTGCAAGCCAATGGCCCCAAACAGGCTCATGTATCCGGCCCAGCAAACGGGGCATTTAGGAAAGAACGCTACCACAACACCCATAAGCGCATTTCCTATCGATCTAAACGTTCGCCCTGCCGGCGAGGTGCCATTGTTCTGTTTTGAAACATCCTGGATCTCCCGCCCTTGATCCTGCCCTTGCTGCAGACGTGCTTGCGCAATTAAGAACGCTCTTCTATCCGGCATGGCCGTGGGCGTGTCATTGTTGTTACGATCGGCTTTGTCTTTTTTAGGGCGCGAGTTGCGGAGCATGGTGAAATGGTTTGACTTGTAAGAATGATGGAGAAAGAACCCATCCATGTAGAAAAGCGAAAGAATCATACCAGCCGCGCTTATACGCATTTGATTCTATTCACGAAAGTTCGGTGGCTGTGTTGAGCAATAAATTCCGCTGACCGGGACGCAGTCATTTGTTGTAGCGGTGTCAGTTGCTATCACAATGCATCCTACCTCAGAACGATCGAAAAAATATATGCTCATTAAGCTGCCACGTAGTATGCGGGAACACAGTGCTTTCATCACTCGCTGATGAGCTTATAAGTTGTATTTCAATCAATAAGAAATTTTTTGTCCGGTGGAATTCTCTGCAGAAAGGGCATGGTTTTTTTGCCAACAAACCGGCAATTCTAAATCCTCTTTTTTACTATCAAACACTATGAAATGGCAACAGCAAATGACAAATCCACAGGCGTCATTGATCCGGGCATTTGTGACTTCTAAACCGACCGGACACTTTTTGAACTTGAAGAGCTCGCGGGAAACTAACTAAGTAATAATGACCACCCTCTGTGAAGGGAATAACTCCTATTTATCACCAAAAAAAATAGCTAAAAAATGGCAGCAAAAAAGAATGGCCCTCAAAAACCTAACATCCTAATAATGTGGGGCGATGACATCGGACAAGCTAATTTAAGTTGCTACACCAAAGGCCTGATGGGTTATCGTACTCCCAATATTGATCGCATAGCCAATGAGGGGATGCTATTTACCGACATCTATGCTGAACAAAGCTGTACGGCAGGCAGGGCTTCCTTCATCACCGGCCAGTGTGGTTTACGTACGGGTCTTACCAAAGTTGGTTTACCCGGTGCTGACCTGGGCCTCAAAGCAGAGGACATCACGATTGCGGAAGCATTAAAACCTCTTGGGTATCGCACAGGACAGTTTGGCAAAAATCACCTGGGCGATCGGGACGAACACCTGCCCACGGTACATGGCTTCGATGAGTTCTTCGGCAACCTGTACCACCTGAATGCCGAGGAAGAACCGGAACAGGAGGATTACCCTGATCCGAAAGAATTCCCCGACTTCAGGAAAAAGTATGGCCCCCGCGGTGTGCTGCACTGCTATGCCGATGGAAAGGGTGGTCAGAAGATCGAAAACACCGGCCCTCTGAGCATAGAACGCATGAGGACTGTTGACCTGGAGTTTCTGGAAGCAGCAAAGAAATTCATTAAGGCCGCGCACGATGCAGGCGAACCATTCTTCGTATGGTTCAACACTACACATATGCATGCATTCACACACGCCAGACCCGAAGATCGTGGCAGGTCCGGCCGCTGGCAGTCGGAATATCATGATGCTATGGTGTTTCATGATGAATGTATTGGCAAGATGCTTGACTTCATCGATGAGCTGGGCATTGCAGATAATACATTCGTGCAATACAGCACCGACAACGGCCCGCATATGAACACGTGGCCTGATGGCGGTATGACACCATTCCGTAACGAGAAGAATTCCAGCTGGGAGGGTGCCTACCGTGTGCCTTGTATGGTACGCTTCCCCGGTCAGATACCTGCAGGGTCAGTATCAAACGAGATCATCAGTCACCAGGACTGGTTTCCTACCATACTAGCGATAGCCGGCGACCCTGATGTTGCTGAAAAGCTGAAGAAAGGTTACAAGATCGGCAACAAAACCTTCAAGGTTCACCTTGATGGCTATAACCTGGTGCCACACCTTACGGGTAAAGAAGCCAAGAGCCCGAGGAAGGCTTTCATCTATTTTACTGATGATGGCGATGTTGCTGCGATCCGCTACGACAATTGGAAAATGATGTTCATGGTTCAAAATACTCCCGGCACACTCAAGATCTGGATGCAGCCGTTTGTGACGTTGCGGTGTCCCTATATCTTCAATCTGCGAACGGATCCCTATGAACGTGGCGAGATCACATCCAATACATACTATGACTGGATGTTCCGGCACATATATTTACTTGTACCTGCGCAGGCATATGTAGGCGAATTCCTTGCCACGTTCAAAGAATTTCCGCCGCGCCAAAAGTCAGCAAGTTTCAGTCTTGACCAGGTGCTAGAAAAGATGACGCAGGGTGCCTCCGGCGGCTAATATGATGCATTTCACACAGGAGCGGTGGTTGAATAAATACCATCGCCCCTGCGTGATGTCTATTACGAATTACCTAAGAAGTTCAGTGTCTATCGATTATAGGAATGTGGCGAATTGACCATTTAATGAATCGTAATTCTTCTTAAATTCAGTAAGAAACTATCACCCCGAAAAAACAACCTTATGCATGCACCCAATGAAATGCTGAGCGTGAACCTTGAGAATATGGTTCTTATAAAAGGCGGCAAATTTTTGATGGGCTCAGACAAATTCTACCCCGAAGAAAAACCAGTGAGACAGGTAACAGTTGATGGCTTTTATATTGACAAGTACGCGGTAACGAACGAAGACTATCAAAAATTTGTAGATGCCACAGGTTATATGACTGTTGCCGAACGGCCACTGAATCCTGAAGACTATCCCGGAGCGCTGCCCGAACTGTTAGTACCGGGAGCATTGGTGTTTCAAAAAGCGGATGGACCTGTAGATCTATCCAGCTATTTCAACTGGTGGGCATGGGTGCCCGGCGCCAGCTGGAGATATCCGCAAGGACCATCAAGCAGCCTGGAAGGCAGAGAAAAGCATCCGGTTGTTCATATAGCCTACGAAGATGCCGAAGCCTATGCCAACTGGGCAGGCAAGGAATTGCCCACCGAAGCTGAATGGGAATTTGCAGCAAGAGGCGGGCTAGAAGGAAAGAACTTTACATGGGGTGATGATGACATACAAATGACCACGCCCATGGCCAATACCTGGCAGGGAAATTTTCCCTATGAAAATTTGGCGATCGATCAATTTGAAGGCACATCGCCGGTAGGTTCGTTTGAACCTAATGGCTATGGCCTGTATGATATGGCTGGAAACGTTTGGGAATGGACCAGTGACTGGTATGTGAAAACACTGGACGAGAGTGCAAACAAAGTAAAAACATGCTGCACAACGAATGTGAACCCGCGGGTGGTTTCGCCGGAAAAAAGCTTTGACGAATGCCAGCCGGATATAAAAATTCCGAGGAGAGTAATAAAGGGTGGATCGCATTTATGTGCACCGAATTATTGTTTACGATACAGGCCGGCAGCCAGGCAACCGCAAATGATCGATACAGGAATGAGTCACTTAGGATTCAGGTGTATCGTCAGGCAGACCAACGAAGCAGTGAACGAAAGCGCCAACACGCTAGTTTAGGTCTGGAAGCATATCACATAGCACAGCTGCAACTGTTTAACGAATAAAAAACGTTGCATGCAGGAGATGACTGAACGATTGATCGCAACGCTGGACCAATGGGGCGAGTTTACAGAAGCCTTTCTGAATGCCTTGTCGCTATTGAGCATTATCATCGGCGTGGTTGTTTCGTTGGTCAGTGCCCGGAAGCGCTTCGGAGAACCACATTCCATGCACACCCGGTTCAGGTACAAATTCGGAGGTTGGCTTATCGTTGCGCTCGAGTTTCAGCTGGCAGCCGATATCGCCAGTACCATAGTATCGCCTACAACCGAACACCTGGTAGAGCTGGGTGTAATTGCTGTTATACGTACATTCCTCAATTACTTCCTCGGCAAAGAACTGGCAGAAGAAAAAGAATCGCTCAACGTAAAATCTGAAAAAAAGGAAGATTAATATCCGTATGGCACAGGATCGCTCAAATAAGAATCTTCAAAAAGCCGTACTTCAAAACAAGGACTTTGGCTCTACCAGCTTTTCGGGCAGCGACCTTCGTGGTGCTGACTTCACAGGATCAAATCTCACGGGGGCCGACCTTTCAAACGTAAAAACAGGCATCCGGCCAATCTATGTGGTTGCAATATTTATCATTGCATTGGCGATTTCGCTGGTGTCTGGTTACATAGCAGCAAAAGCAAGTTTAACCATTAGAGGGATGCTTGATGATGTGAGCGGTAAAATAAGATTGGCCGGCATTATCAGTCTCGTGATCGTTGCATTTAGCTTCTTGTATGCTTTGCGGAGAGGCGGTAACAAAACCATTCTGCATGTTATTATTCCCGTCATTATTGCCATGGCAATAATCGCAGCCGTATTCAGGTGGTCGGGAGTAGGTACGGGCATTGGTGCTTTTTACATTGCATTCACCGTCGTCTTTGTGGTAGTAATGATCTACATCGGAACTGTTGCCAGGGCTGCAGCCGGAAACCTGTCAAACATACTCTTCGTAATTGTGGCAGTAGCAGGTGGGATATTAGGCAAAAGCATTACAGGCGGTATAGGGCCGGTGATACTTGCTGTAGTATGCGCGTTGTTGAGTAAAAGAGCATTAAATAACGTAAAGCACTTTGCTTTATTGAGGAGGGTGATATTCTTTATGACCACGCGCTTTGGCACCTCTTTTCGCAACACAAACCTCACAAACGCTGACTTCTCCAACTCCGTATTACGCAATACAGACTTTAGCGGTGCCAACCTTACCGGAGCTAAGTGGGGTAGCTCAAAAAAAGTGAATTGTAAGATCAACGACGAGATCGTAACCGACAAAAAAAAGAAGAAACATGGCTGAAAAAGAAAGCATACCGGAAAAAGAAGCACTTACCAGTACCGACCTTGCTTACAGGCGAACAGTTATTGCCGAGGAGAGAACATTGATGGCATGGATCAGGACTGCCTTGTCGCTCATTTCTTTTGGATTTACGATCTATAAAATATTCAGCGAAACAGAGAAGGAGGCCGATCATCATTTGACTGCGAGAGCAGTGGGATTAATTATGATCGGCATGGGCCTTCTTGGGCTTTTGCTGGCACAAATCGACCACCACAAAGCCATCAAGATCCTAAAACAAGAGCATCCGGTCAGACAAAGGACCGTTGCGGGTGTAATGGCGTTATTGGTCTGGATATTCGGCCTGTTTCTATTTTTGGCAGCTTTGTTTAGGAACTAGTAGCAACTTGACACAAGTCTTTTGTGTGGCAATCTGTGTCTGGCAGGTTGTAATAGTTTTGCATCGGCGTCTGAAAACTAAGTTGTACACGCGACCTGTTTTTTTATTTTTTTTCTCTAAAGCATTTACACAAAATGAGTTAATGTCACACGTAACAAAAAGACAATAAGCGGCTGTTCGTTTTTCAAAAAAACTATCTTACTTTCGATTCCTCACACCAAAATTTACCGCATGAAAACGATCACCACACACTTCCGACGATATTTATTTCTCTGTACAATTACAACCGGTCATAGCTATTAGCTACAATACATGCAAAGCATGTGACGTGTCCTGTCTTGTGTAATTGAATCACCTGTTTCGCTACTACAAAGCATACTAACCCGTTTTAGTTTTTACATACTTGTTTTCTTTCACCCGCATGCGGGTGTTGGGAAGTAGTCTGCCCTATATCTCAAAACTATTTTCACTCATAAAAACAACCATCAACATGAGCGCCAATCAATCAAACCTCTCCGATCCTAAGTATGGATACGACATGGTAGTTGCCACTACCCAGGCTTCAGTAAATGCCACAATGCAGGAATGGCTTTCAAAGTACACCG comes from Polluticoccus soli and encodes:
- a CDS encoding YidH family protein; amino-acid sequence: MAEKESIPEKEALTSTDLAYRRTVIAEERTLMAWIRTALSLISFGFTIYKIFSETEKEADHHLTARAVGLIMIGMGLLGLLLAQIDHHKAIKILKQEHPVRQRTVAGVMALLVWIFGLFLFLAALFRN
- a CDS encoding formylglycine-generating enzyme family protein encodes the protein MHAPNEMLSVNLENMVLIKGGKFLMGSDKFYPEEKPVRQVTVDGFYIDKYAVTNEDYQKFVDATGYMTVAERPLNPEDYPGALPELLVPGALVFQKADGPVDLSSYFNWWAWVPGASWRYPQGPSSSLEGREKHPVVHIAYEDAEAYANWAGKELPTEAEWEFAARGGLEGKNFTWGDDDIQMTTPMANTWQGNFPYENLAIDQFEGTSPVGSFEPNGYGLYDMAGNVWEWTSDWYVKTLDESANKVKTCCTTNVNPRVVSPEKSFDECQPDIKIPRRVIKGGSHLCAPNYCLRYRPAARQPQMIDTGMSHLGFRCIVRQTNEAVNESANTLV
- a CDS encoding DUF1254 domain-containing protein — its product is MKKTERTEFRKGDEAVKKDTTAEVGAAPAETAKAIPGPVPGTRMTEAYLKSLATSVYLWAWPMVNIYNRVEAFRPLTGAVYGGGVLPLAPPNRSCMLNDYVEPEERSVACPNQDVVYGLCPLDLTKDAVVLQVPDFDDRFWVYQVCDQRTDGFASLGKMYGTKPGFYLLTGANWNGVVPDGINAVFKCPTAYGIVIPRVFQTDDPADKNAVQPLINQIGMYPLNEFDGKMKITDWKKTPSTPPEDSGGAETKWVVPEKFFDQLPTVLQQVPQQRGEEAIYGQALAMLDAISRDPKLKAAAIQAAIEAEKNLVDPLSKFVNVGYPVKNNWTTQRNGAQFGLDYLTRLACAKSNIFVNRPNETRYFYLDLDASGDRLDGNSNYTVTFIKGQVPPVKGFWSLTLYNEEHFFAPNDLKRYSLGTKNKDLKYDADGSLTIYVQSSPPDTDKMNNWLPAPKAPFSLYVRGYWPEDAILTDSWTPPPAVKN
- a CDS encoding DUF1622 domain-containing protein — its product is MQEMTERLIATLDQWGEFTEAFLNALSLLSIIIGVVVSLVSARKRFGEPHSMHTRFRYKFGGWLIVALEFQLAADIASTIVSPTTEHLVELGVIAVIRTFLNYFLGKELAEEKESLNVKSEKKED
- a CDS encoding pentapeptide repeat-containing protein; this translates as MAQDRSNKNLQKAVLQNKDFGSTSFSGSDLRGADFTGSNLTGADLSNVKTGIRPIYVVAIFIIALAISLVSGYIAAKASLTIRGMLDDVSGKIRLAGIISLVIVAFSFLYALRRGGNKTILHVIIPVIIAMAIIAAVFRWSGVGTGIGAFYIAFTVVFVVVMIYIGTVARAAAGNLSNILFVIVAVAGGILGKSITGGIGPVILAVVCALLSKRALNNVKHFALLRRVIFFMTTRFGTSFRNTNLTNADFSNSVLRNTDFSGANLTGAKWGSSKKVNCKINDEIVTDKKKKKHG
- a CDS encoding arylsulfatase gives rise to the protein MAAKKNGPQKPNILIMWGDDIGQANLSCYTKGLMGYRTPNIDRIANEGMLFTDIYAEQSCTAGRASFITGQCGLRTGLTKVGLPGADLGLKAEDITIAEALKPLGYRTGQFGKNHLGDRDEHLPTVHGFDEFFGNLYHLNAEEEPEQEDYPDPKEFPDFRKKYGPRGVLHCYADGKGGQKIENTGPLSIERMRTVDLEFLEAAKKFIKAAHDAGEPFFVWFNTTHMHAFTHARPEDRGRSGRWQSEYHDAMVFHDECIGKMLDFIDELGIADNTFVQYSTDNGPHMNTWPDGGMTPFRNEKNSSWEGAYRVPCMVRFPGQIPAGSVSNEIISHQDWFPTILAIAGDPDVAEKLKKGYKIGNKTFKVHLDGYNLVPHLTGKEAKSPRKAFIYFTDDGDVAAIRYDNWKMMFMVQNTPGTLKIWMQPFVTLRCPYIFNLRTDPYERGEITSNTYYDWMFRHIYLLVPAQAYVGEFLATFKEFPPRQKSASFSLDQVLEKMTQGASGG